A window of the Tiliqua scincoides isolate rTilSci1 chromosome 5, rTilSci1.hap2, whole genome shotgun sequence genome harbors these coding sequences:
- the LOC136652631 gene encoding olfactory receptor 6A2-like, with the protein MHEKNRTQVFILVGFPGGLAMQMSLFTIFLILYVLTVTENVVVILLIRLNSKLHKPMYLFLGNLSFLEIWYVSTTVPKMLAGFAAEEREISFIGCMTQLYFFLALACTECVLLAVMAYDRYVAICNPLRYPVIMSQELCIRLAMGSWMSGFLIATAKIFLIARLSYCGPNSINHVFCDVSPLLNLACTDMSMTELIDFLLALLILVIPLSVTIASYICIISTVLRIPSAKGKQKAFSTCASHLMVVTIFYAASLYIYARPKSLVSFNSNKLVSVIYIVVTPLLNPVIYCLRNQEFKDALRSSTRAFF; encoded by the coding sequence ATGCACGAGAAGAACAGGACACAAGTGTTTATCCTAGTAGGCTTTCCTGGAGGGCTTGCAATGCAGATGTCACTATTTACAATCTTCCTGATTTTATATGTATTGACAGTAACGGAGAATGTGGTCGTCATTCTACTGATCCGACTGAACAGCAAACTTCATAAGCCAATGTACCTCTTTCTGGGTAATCTTTCTTTCCTGGAGATATGGTACGTCTCTACCACTGTCCCCAAGATGCTGGCTGGCTTTGcagcagaggagagagagatctCTTTCATAGGTTGCATGACCCAGCTGTACTTCTTCCTAGCCCTGGCATGCACTGAGTGTGTCCTTCTAGCTGTGATGGCCTACGATCGCTATGTTGCCATCTGCAACCCCTTACGCTATCCAGTCATTATGAGCCAAGAACTCTGTATCCGCTTAGCAATGGGCTCCTGGATGAGTGGCTTTCTCATAGCCACTGCAAAGATCTTTCTCATCGCACGCCTGAGCTATTGTGGGCCTAACTCAATCAACCATGTCTTCTGCGATGTCTCCCCACTTCTCAACTTGGCCTGCACTGATATGTCAATGACTGAGCTCATTGACTTCCTTCTTGCCTTACTCATTCTTGTTATTCCACTCAGTGTGACCATTGCCTCTTATATCTGCATCATCTCCACGGTCCTTCGCATCCCTTCAGCCAAAGGAAAGCAGAAGGCCTTTTCCACCTGTGCCTCACACCTGATGGTAGTAACTATTTTCTATGCTGCCTCCCTTTATATCTATGCCCGGCCAAAGTCCCTTGTCTCCTTTAACTCTAACAAGCTGGTGTCTGTTATTTACATAGTTGTAACACCACTTCTTAATCCAGTCATCTACTGCCTAAGGAATCAGGAATTTAAGGATGCCCTCCGAAGCAGCACAAGGGCCTTTTTCTAG
- the LOC136652632 gene encoding olfactory receptor 6F1-like, with product MESTNRSVVKAFIILGFPASAQVRLLSFILFFFMYVLTVTANVVIIFVIKENRKLQRPMYYFLGNFSFMEIWYTTSTVPKMLESFLAGGSTISVTGCITQLYLFFALGSTECFLLATMAYDRYLAICRPLHYPSLMTLQLTTWLVAAAWVGGFLAPLVPILLISQLSFCGPKEIHHFFCDAGPLLRRSCDNAFLSSTLVTVLASLVILSTCLLTMISYTFIISTILRIPSASGRQKAFSTCGSHLTVVVIYYATVIFIYVRPISPSPSDLDTVASVFYAVVTPLLNPMIYSLRNKEVKDALKKQLSINRVSMKNIGTLIMVCW from the coding sequence ATGGAGTCCACCAACAGGAGTGTGGTAAAGGCCTTCATCATCCTGGGGTTCCCTGCTTCTGCCCAGGTCCGTTTGCTGTCCTTCATCCTGTTCTTCTTCATGTATGTTCTCACCGTCACTGCCAATGTAGTCATCATCTTTGTCATCAAAGAAAACCGCAAGCTGCAACGCCCCATGTACTACTTCCTTGGCAATTTCTCCTTCATGGAGATCTGGTACACCACCTCCACTGTGCCCAAGATGCTGGAGAGCTTCCTGGCTGGTGGGAGTACCATCTCTGTGACCGGTTGCATAACTCAACTCTACCTTTTCTTTGCCTTGGGCTCCACTGAGTGTTTCCTTCTGGCCACCATGGCCTACGACCGTTACTTGGCCATCTGCCGCCCATTGCACTATCCATCTCTCATGACTCTGCAACTAACCAcctggctggtggcagcagcctggGTGGGTGGATTCCTGGCCCCTTTGGTTCCCATTCTCCTCATCTCCCAGCTCTCATTCTGTGGCCCTAAGGAGATCCACCATTTCTTTTGTGACGCCGGGCCCCTGCTGAGGCGCTCATGTGACAATGCCTTTCTCAGCTCAACCCTGGTCACAGTGCTGGCCTCCCTTGTGATCCTCAGCACCTGCCTGCTCACCATGATCTCCTACACCTTCATCATCTCCACCATCCTCCGCATCCCCTCAGCAAGTGGGAGGCAGAAGGCCTTCTCGACTTGCGGCTCACACCTCACTGTGGTAGTGATTTACTATGCCACAGTCATCTTCATATATGTTCGGCccatctctccttctccttctgacCTGGACACAGTGGCATCTGTCTTTTATGCGGTGGTCACGCCACTGCTCAACCCAATGATTTATAGCCTGAGGAACAAAGAAGTGAAGGACGCTCTGAAGAAGCAGTTGAGCATCAACCGAGTGTCTATGAAAAATATTGGCACCCTGATCATGGTTTGTtggtag